CTAGATTTCAGATTTTGGCAGAGGAATATCAAGGAAGAGAGGGTCAGCAGGCCCACAACAGAGGAAAAACTAGCCAACCAAAtatggaaaaggaaagaaattacATGCAGGTCCATATCAAACAGAATAATCACCCAAATAATGCAAGATCTGTACAGAAACAGAAACAAGCCATCACCATCATTAAGGAGAAGGGTGCTGACATAAgcaagaaaatacaaaataaaccaaatCAAATTCATCAAACAAAGGAGAAACAGAAGGCTGAACCAGGTTTGAAACCAAATAAGCTAGAATATCAAAATgagcataaaaatttttcaaaagagAAGGAAGTCAAACATCAAGATTACTAGAGACAGTTTTTCAGATTAACAAAGAAATTGCTAAAAGCAAACAGGAGTCCCACCTGAACATCACTGACCTCTCTAACCTCCACACCAATGTCCTTATATCAAAATTCATGGGTGGAAAGAGCCTAAAGACAGCAGAGTGCTGGTGAACTACAAGAGCCACTAGACCCGGGAGAACTAAACCTGGATGAAAGCATGATGGAAGTTCAATCCCAAGAAGGAGTTGCCTCAACTCTCGAGAGAAAGAAAGAGCTTGTTTCTCCTGACCACAGGTCTATGAAGGTTTAAATTCCTGGTTTCTTCAGGAGGATTTTTCTTATCCTTATCCCTTTGTTATCATGAATATTATCTCTTGGAATTGCAGAGGAACTGCCTCTAAGGGATTCTCTTTTATCATTAAAGACCTTACTTATAGATATCATGCTAACTTAATTTTTCTACTGGAAACTCATATTTCAAGATATAAAGCGGAAGCTACTATCAAGAAGCTAGGGTTCGATTCCTGGTGTATTAGTGACGCTGATGGTTTTGCGGGAGGCATTTGGTGCCTTTCGATCAAGTCTCTTTGAAATATCGAACCTGAGATCATTAAGAAACAGTTTGTGCACTTGAAAGTTAGATATGAACAAGGAAAACCATGGTGGCTTACTGCTATTTATGGTAGCCCTCATGTAAGGAATAGAAGCAGCCTTTGGAATAAGTTAGAAGAGTTAACTATGGGGATGAATGGCCCTTGGTGTCTTGGAGGGAATTTTAACTCGGTTGCCACTTTGGATGATACCGAGGGGACCTCTAACCTCTCACAAGATACCAACAGATTCATTAGTTGCATGAGAaattgcaatttaaattctttaGACTTTTTTGGCCCATCATACACTTGGTAGAGAAGAAAGGTCAAGAGAAGACTGGACAGATTCATTTGTAACATTGATTTTTGTAGTTTGTTTCCGACAGCAGGGGTTAGACACCTTCCAAAGCTCAAGTCTGACCACTTACCACTTCTCCTTGATTTCAACATCGCCATTGTCCAAGGAGGGGAGAGACCTTTTCGCTTGCTGGAACCTTAGTTAACTCATGAAGATTACAACAACCTGGTCGAACAGAGTTGGGACAAACAATGAAACCTCTGGATAATATTTCAGTTTTTGTGAGAAATGCCAAATATTGGAATATCCACACTTTTGGCCATAATTTTCAAAAGAAGTGTCGGCTTTTCACAAGGTTGGATGGTATTAATCGCAGCCTCTCTTTCAATACAAATTCTTTCTTAGAAAAGCTACAGAAGGATCTTTGGAAGGAGTATGATATTATTACTATTTAGGACGAAAGCTATTGGCAACAAATGTCTATATGTAATGTGATAAATTTTGGCGATAAGAATTCTAAGTACTTCCATCAGAAAGCTAACGAAAGAagatggaaaaacaaaatactTACTCTAAAGAATGATGAGGGAAGTTGGATTGAAGATGTGGATACTCTTAAGACTATGGGagcctttttttttcaaatctttatatTCACCCGATCAATATAATCCTGATTTGCCTATGTTTACTATTGCAGGTCGATTCCCTACTATCTCAGAGGAAGGAAAGCAACAACTCATAAGAGAAGTCACAATAGATGAAATAAAGCTAACAGTCTTTAATACGGGAAGTTGGAGTGCTCCAGGAAGCGATGGGCTACCTGCCAAGTTTTTTCAACATTCTTGGAACATTGTGGCTGAGTCCTTTACTGAGtggataaaattgatttttagaGAGCCAGAGAATATAGCTCACGTCAACCAGACTCTTATCTCTATTATTCCTAAGACCCATTCTCTTGAAAATTTTACTCATTTTAGGCCTATTAGTCTCTGTAATGTGTGTTATaaaattgttaataaaattattgctgACAGATTGAAACATCACTTGAGCAGTTTGATTGCTAATACCCAAGCTAGCTTTGTCACAGGCAGAGTTAGTGCGGATAATATTTTAATTGCACAGGAAGTTGTTCATACTATGAGGACCAGGAATGGAGGCACAAGAATTATGGCCATAAAGATGGATTTGGAGAAAGCGTATGATAGGTTAAACTGGCTGTTTATTATTGACACGCTTAGGTATATTGGAATACCGGAGGAAATCATCACGCTCATTAATCTCTGTATCTCCTAGCATGAGCCTTCTTTGGAATGGATCTCCTTTTGAGGCCTTCACACCATCCAGAGGAATAAGACAAGGAAATCTCCTTTCACcctatatttttgtattttgtgttGAAAGACTATCACATCTTATCCtttcttttattgaaaataaaaaatggaaacCTATAAAGTTGTCTAGCAATGGCCCTAATCTTTCTCATCTTTGCTTTGCAGACGACATAGTCCTTTTTGCGCAAGCTAACCGGGACCAAGTTGATGTTGTCAAGGAGGCACTAAAAATCTTCTGTGAATCTTCAGGACAAAAAGTCAGCCTCAATAAGTCGTGCgttttcttttccaaaaatgtGAACCACAATATCAGAGAAGAGCTTAGCCAAGAACTAGGGATTCCCCTCACTAGCAATTTGGGAAAATACTTAGGTGTTCCACTGATCCACGAGAAGTGCAGTAAACAGCATTTTCAACATATCATTGACAAGATGCAAGCCAAACTCTCTAGTTGAAACATGAAGACCTTATCCATGGCAGGAAGAGCAACGCTTGTTCAATCCGTTTTATCTTCTATTCCAAGCTATGTTATGCAAACTATGAAGGTTCTGATCAAAATCTGCAACAAGATTGATAAAATTTGTCGAGACTTTCTTTGGGGTTCAAGTGATCAAGATAGAAAAATTCACCCTCTAAGTTGGGACACTGTGTGTAAACCAAAAGATCAAGGCGGGTTAGACATTCGCAAAGCTCaagaaacaaataatatttttctcatGAAACCTGCTTGGGGACTCATGACGAAATCTGATAGCTTGTGGGTTAAAGTTTTCAAAGCCAAGTACAGCTGTGGTGAGAACTTGATTCCCAAAGTCCATCAAAAAGCCAACTGCTCAAACGCTTGGAAAGGAATCGTGAAAGTTTAgaaccaattttaaaataattttatctgGAGAATGGGGGATGGACAATCTATTGCAGTTTGGACTGATCATTGGGTTCCAGGAATTACCAGcctaaaatatatatctttatgTCCTATCGCTGTAGATAGAATAGCCGAGAAGCTCTCAAGTTTTACTAATAGGGATGGAGAGTGGAATTGGGAGATGATAAACAGCTATTTCCCTGAAGATATTTCTGAGATTATTCGCACGCTAAAAGCTCCTCACTACTCTCTTGGTGCGGACTGTATTAGCTGGTTACCCTCTACTAATGGAGAATTTTCTATCAAATTAACATATTCTACTTATTACAGTGAAGATGGAAAATCAgacacaaaattcaaattgtgTTGAAAAATTAAAGTTCTTCAAAGATTAAGAACTTTCACTTGGCTAATCTATCATAATGCTCTTCTTACAAATGCTAAAAGAAGGACAAGAGGTCTTACCATGGTTGGAAGTTGTCTCAGATGTCCGGATCATGAAGAGACTCTGCTCCATGTGCTGCGCGACTGTCCCTATTTCTGAAGTGTCTGGACTAGTAGGTCAACCAGTGCTCTTTCCCAAGTTTCTTTAATCAACCTTTGCAAGATTGGCTAAAGATAAATCTCTTTAAGATCACTCAAAAAATTAGTGGGACTCCTTGGCCCACCCTCTTTGTTATTGCCTGCAACAATATTTGGAAAGCCCGGAatgatttaattttcaattcGAAAATTTCTACCAGCCTTCATGTGCATAATCTTTCTAGTTATTTGGTAGAGCAATACAACAATATGACAAACCTCACTGAGAgcagaaaaaaaattctcaacccCACTAAAGCATACCTTGTCGGTTGGGAAGCTCCAGTGGATGGATGCATAAAGCTAAATGTTGATGGCTCAGTCATCCAACCCACTGATTATGGAACTTGTGGCGGTCTCCTTCATAATGGAGATGGTAATCTCGTGGCGGATTTCATgatgaaaattagaagaattaCCATAACATTTGCAGAAATTTGGGCCATCTACACAGGAATGAAGCTAGCAGTGGAGCTAAAAATCAACAGATTACAGATAGAGACTGATTTTTCTTGTGCATTGAAACTAATTGACGGGTCATCTAGTAGCCACCATCATACGCTTTCTCTTATTAGAGCCATTGAGGATCTCCGCAGCAAAATGATTTATGTGTCGTTTAAGCACGTATTTCGTGAAGCTAATTTCTGTACTGATGCACTGACAAAGCAAGCTTAGTCAATCTCAACGGGCCTTCTCTGTTTTGCGGCTCCACCCCTTTTTCTGATGCCTCTCCTTGCTGATGACAAAGGTAGAAGGAAGAGTGTGAGAGTGGTGCCAACGTAGTTGTGTTATCCCTCAAAATTTTCTGTTCTATTAATATCCCAATACTCTTCCTCCTCTACATTTTATCTCTTTAATTTTTCGACATAAATAGGTAATGTTAAGGGTATATTTCTACTCTCAAAAAAATGTTGGATCTAATAAAATAGTtccttaattaaataaaatgaatttatatttttaaaatataaaaatatttgataaaatatactaaatgacaaatttttttatcgTTTCTATTGCCGTTGATGTCACTATcaacataacataaaaaaaatagataatgaaatttaaatttctaacacttgtttaaataaacaaatggactaattattttacaaattCAAGTTATGTATtctattatgtttttttttagtcATGGTTATGTattctatgtttttttttttggacttggGGATATGTATTCTTTAAATATTAGTAATACCAATtcgttttttgtttttgctaaACTCAAAGCCCAATTTCTAATGAcggataattttaaataaatatacacaAACGAATCAAAGCCCAAAGTGAATCCTTCGGTCTAAAGAATAATGTTATAAAATGTTCAAAAATTAAGTCCACTaacaatacttttgtttttggTCATGCACTGCAGACCCAACTCTATATTAACTTATGAAAATGACTTAATTTGTTGGAGCAATTTTTCCGGGAGAAGCCTGGAGGTTTGGGATCAGCTCAGCCTAGGGGTGCGGGCTGATTCAACGagattttattctattataaaattaaaaaaaattacgattcacaaagaaaagaaaagttagatttcaaaaattaaagttttaataatttttttaaaaaataattttttaattttataataaaaaaattttaaaaaaggagATAATTTTAGGTGAAAACAAGACATGTTAGACTTTATTTTTAACAAGCTAAacctataatatttttttttttgtttttcacggTATCCTCCAATTCGATAGGTCAAGAATTAATGTGTCATagatctgagctccatttaagagtCTGTCATTGGCCAATTAATTACTGCATGTACAAGGCGGGATTCAAACCCCCAACATTTATTTAAGTggacgagtgagctgaccaTTCGACCAATTCAAGTTGGTTAAACCTATAATATATTTAACTGGCCTAAATCTAACTTATAGTCTAttataaactttattttaaatactaaGTCTGATATGTTGTTAAATTTGCTTTGACCTAATAAAAAgtctaatatataaatttttattaaaataaaaataaaaatatttaaaaaattaatttttttaaaaaaatatttatatacaatatactaaattcaattcttataataatatctaaatttgtaaagtatttaaaatttggttaaagtatattttttgtctttgaagtttgacaaaaattttaaaaatattcctaagttttattttgtttcaattttgtctcaaaagtttttaatttgcatcaaatatatcctcgacggctaaattttcaaaaaatttaagagtaatccaacaataatgcatgaaaattatgcttgatttgcttgtgttgagggttgttcttatgaaattgttgttgaattagttttaaaaattagcCGTTAGaagtatatttgatacaaatcaaaaacttttgggataaaattaaaacaaaataaaatttagatatatttttaaaatttttatcaaactataagaataaaaagtatactttactcttaaaatttttaaaatatatttataataaagtataacaaatttatttaaaattatttttatatttatttatattttacagACAAACATGACAGGCCTATTAAACTATTTTGTCAATCTAGACTTAacctataaataaaattaggttTTTAAATCAACCTggtataaaactattttataataaGTCAGGGCAAATCAGACGGAACATTGATCAGATTGCATATTTTTTACAAGCCATCTAACTTATTCTCGGCTCTAGAAACAGCTGAGGCCGGGCCTGAGACTTAGTTGGAATGGCATGTTATGTGTGAGAGTATGTAGTGTGAATGTGTTGTAgtgttataatatttaaaattaaaagttgttcaatcaatttaaaaaataataaagtgttAAGTTACTATAGAAAATTTTCAATCACTaagaagattttgaagaaaaataagagaatataagataaaaagacaCTGCATCCAATTTAAAAtcgttaaaatattaaattaataaattttttatcttataattttttttatgtaaaaataattttatacatttaTCACATTTACAATATTGACAGAAAGAGGAACGAGCTCATGTAACAAGAGAAGTTATCCTAGGTTGAGAATTAGCATTGAATATTTAAAACAGTTTTGCAGtccatataataaaaaaatgagggTAAACGATGACCAGTTGTAAGTGATTTGCTCAAATGTTATGATCCAATCAATTTAGGTTAGTTGGTTTAATTGATAGTTTATTAGTCtagttaaataaatttaaaaatttaaattttgttttgtatatACAATAACACTTATAACGgaatgataaaattttaaatgaagttttgatttatattaaattagtctGGCACACTTCTTTGAGTTCCTTCCACCTAAAAATAAACTCTGGAAAAACTGGAGATTAGCATTGACTTTTTGCCCGATGAATACACGATGATTTATTTCTAgtagacttaattaaaaaaaaattaagaaaagaagtAGGAAAAACAACAAGAAGCTGGCTAGGTACCACGACAAGTATATTGTTGGGAAGATTTCTTTTATCAtcacaataataaatattaaatatagaaAGAGAAAGGTTTCAAAGAAAAATCGacgaattaataattaaattaattttaaaagatgaaatattttttaaatttgtctataaatttttttcaatcaatttaactttctaaaaattataaattaattatatttatttttcagttacttgaattaataatttgttttaacgattaataatataaaatgttaattaataatatcataatGATATGCTTAATTAGATATTGATTAGATAtatgtttatgaaaatttagtaatttagcctattttttaattacataaaccatatttttaatatgatctAACTATcgataaattttcataaatatatttgatCAACTAGACATATTATGCGTCATGTATACTTTCAGTTAgtattttacattattaatcGTTAacgaaaattattaataaagtgaccgaagaataaatataattaatttataatttttaaaaaactaatttaattaaaaaaatcttttaagaataaatttaaaaaatgtcctattttttaaaaaattaatttagatattagCCCAAAAATGGACGATgcaaaaacataataaaatatcaaCACCCACACTACCTTCATTGTTTTATATATCCTTGTAGGGTATTGGTCATTGCCCTACTCCAAATAAATGTCGAAAGTGATTCGTAATATTTtgttctttaaaatttaatctttagtaagtctttaaatttaataatatattattttaattctttaattaattatgtctctcattttttaaaattcattattattgttatttatataCTATGAAGCATAGTGCCACAATTTCAGGATCTACTCGTTAAAATATCCTTAtggcaacaaaataaaatacataccAAACTTAACAACTAAACTAACTATGTCTTTAACCAACTTGAGTTTAATCAATTTGAGTTGAtcgagtggtcagctcactcgtccACTTAAGCAAGTATCGGGGTTCGAATttcgccttgtgcatgcagtaaTTCATTGGCTAGCAACAGACTCTTAAATAGAACTCAGATCTGCGACGAATTCGTCCTTGACACTaacatttaaaattaagttggctaatatttaaaattaagttcAAAATTTGTTAGTTGTGTttgtttaattagttttttCGTTCCTGTTTCGTGCAGGCACGCACGCACGCAGCGAATGTGCTGAATTCATTGTACAATTGGTACAACAATATTATTATGTAGTCAAGGCTAAGCATCATCATGCATATAAATAGGTGACACATCTAAAGACCTTAACCAAGAATCACAAACTCTATCATTGctagttgtcaaagaagagttCCATTAACATACAAGGCTGCAAGTATGACAACACTTTCTTGCTTCAAACTAAGAATATGTTTGTCGTTTTGTCTTGTAGGGTTAACACTAGCACAGTTACAACCTAGTACCTTCTATGACAATCGGTGTCCTAAAGCCCTTGTTACCATCAAAGCAGCAGTCAATCTTGCTGTCTTGAAGGAGCGTAGAATGGGTGCATCCTTGCTCCGTCTTCATTTCCATGACTGCTTTGTTAGAGTGAGTTATATATAAATGtcgaaaatataattattcatgtgtcttcttctatcaatttaaatttttacatattagaatttttataactTAAAAAGTCTAGAGTGTGATCTTGTtgacttttaaaaaaagaattttaatacaagacaaataaaatttaaaattaaatgtatggataaatttattagtaaaatttaaagaatttaattttgatacattcaattaaatttatatgtttggataatttttcatataataaatataaaaattaattatttttactaatatattaatatgcgagtaattattattataaaattattttatattaatcatgcatgaaatttaaatttaaatttaaatttaaatttaaattacaaaaatttaaagatgaaaattcaggtgcagtcgacttcacatgaagttgataGATGATAGGTGTTAGATGGTTTGactatttgactaaattttcatcttacgattctcaactatcaacttcacataaagtcgactgcacctgagtttccaccaaatttaaaaagttttgatGTATATAGTAATGTGAGGctaattaaaagataataataatgttatagGGATGTGATGCTTCAGTGTTGCTAGATGACACAGCAAATTTCACTGGTGAGCGATCTGCTTTACCGAATAGAAACTCTCTGAGGGGTTTCAATGTTATAGCGAGCATTAAATCCACACTTGAGTATATTTGTCCCGGAGTTGTTTCTTGTGCTGACATTCTCGCCGTTGCTGCAAGAGATTCAGTTGTTGCCGTAAGTATCTACATTATTTTTGTTgcttaataatatataaatattaattaatttttactttatatatatatagttgggTGGAACTTGGTGGGACGTGAACTTGGGGAGAAGAGACTCAAGAACTGCAAGTCTAATAGATGCTAATAACGACTTACCTGCTCCTTTTTTGGACCTTGATAACATTATCACTGCTTTTAGTAACAAGGGTTTCACAGCTCAAGAGATGGTTGCCTTATCAGGTAACTCAATCTTTGCTTCGCATGATTTTTTCaagacaattaataaatattaaataagataaatttgagtaattttgactgattttttttatctcttaaatattattgttattatttattatcaggggttctaatttttttttctgaaataaaaaaCACTTGATCTCGACAtcagtttttaaaaataaaatatttacgaTTTTAATTAGTTTCACAATTACTAAAATTACATTACATACGTTTAATTAATGAAATGGCCGGACAATTTAACATGcctatatatataatgaaaattaaaaaaaaatattattatttgtattattttttaatttatatacacctcttcaaaaatactatttgtaaaTACATGtatcttcatatatttttttattagcttaaattttttaaaacaattattttatgataaaattaaccactatatttatataaatacatgtgttattttattaatttttaatgtatattttttattctaatatgtataattaatttagtaactAATAACTAGGGTTGTGTCCAAAAAAgaagttaataaattaataaaaagtcaataaaaacatataatatttctcttattttccaGGTGCTCACACAATAGGGAAAGCACGTTGTACAAATTTCAGATCAAGGATTTACAACGAAACCAACATAGATCCCTCTTTTGCGAAATCCATGCAAGAAATTTGTCCAATTTCAGGTGGTGGCAACAACTTAGCGTCTTTGGATGTTAGCACCACAATTGATCAATTTGACAACAGATATTTCACAGATTTAGTGAATAAAAAGGGTCTTTTGCATTCGGACCAAGTACTCTTTAATAACGGTTCCACAGATTCACAAGTTCAAAATTATGTGAACAATCCAAGTCTCTTCCAAACTGATTTTGCTAAGGCAATGATTAAGATGGGACAACTTAGCCCACTAACCTCACCTAATGGTGAGATTAGAAAGCAATGTAATAGAGTCAATTgagttatattattttgtttgtcGAGTTAAAAGATATTgtgagaatttaaaaaaaaaaaattggtgttttgaaattaaataaattatttttgtgggTGTATAAATATTTGTATGTCTTTTAAGTATATTCaatatatgttttaaaaatatttgcaaccactattatctttattttatgatatcTAAAATTAACTTAGATAAAATTCTAAGAATTATATTAGTGGTTGTAAATATTTGAGGttgattattgttattgatgTATACCTTGTGAAGTATTAAATAATTATGAGACGAAAATATTATATACCGTTACATGTctgtatttttataatttgattgagtaaaaaattatatttgtattGTGATTGTCCTTGTTATTACATACCTATTATGAATTGTTCTAGAGACTAGAGTAGTTACAGGCTTTATGGcgtgaataaaataataaaccaTTTTTCAGTTATTAATTACCTTGGTCAACTAGCAAGGATACAATATAGTTCAATGCTGTGGTAATATTATAATAGAAAGTAATACTAaggagttaatttttttatagttaacatcagttaattttttaaaaattaaatttatttatcttacATTCtagattttattatattataaatcttaattttaaattataaattttaaaataaacttaattaatattaactaactaTACATTAATTCCTATTATAAATCTTAATTCCTAGCTGGCTTATACTGTTCTTTAACAAATTATAAGcataaccataatattttaatttgacgCAGTTATTTTTTTGACTTGTTCTGAATTTCTGATAGGGGAATGGGGAGAGTTACCTTGTCACGTCTCTTATATTTactaattcttttaaattattctgtttatcttaaattttagactctaattcataattttttatcctTATAGTctgaattataaattttaaaatcctaaatttaaaaaaaataaaaatttaaaaataaaaattaattaatattgatcaattaaaatttaattttttatatttttctaaaaaatatttagatctaaagtaaattttaattttatgagaCCATAACTAAAATTGATAATATTTTCATAGAAAAATACCTTATCCAtgccaaataaataaattcttttcattACTCTTGTACATAAAACCCAAATTTATACATAATATCgttatttttcttagtttattgTGGTTGACTTTTCTCTAATTAACAACTCCGACCCCATAGACCTGATCAACCAATCAAGGACGAATACTTTTCCAGATTTCTCACACAAATGATCAATTCTAGCAAGTTAAATGCTAATtacctaattaattaatatgcaTGAAGAAAATTTCTTCAGGCGAAATGGTCATTTCCATGGCCAAGCTAAGTCCATCAATAATCACTAGGATTACAATTgcttttttataaatactttcaaCTAATTAACTCTAGCAACCCAACTAAATTCTCATCGTAACCTCAATTGTCTCTAGCTATCATAAGTTTAATCTACCTAAATATATTCACTACTAATTAATCATCGGTTATAGTATTTATATTGTATATTAATTAAATGGATTTATTGCATggtaatttctttgtttttttccaAGCAATTATGTTTGCAGCTCTTGCTACAACATCTTTGTC
This sequence is a window from Arachis duranensis cultivar V14167 chromosome 2, aradu.V14167.gnm2.J7QH, whole genome shotgun sequence. Protein-coding genes within it:
- the LOC107475603 gene encoding uncharacterized protein LOC107475603, giving the protein MEKERNYMQVHIKQNNHPNNARSVQKQKQAITIIKEKGADISKKIQNKPNQIHQTKEKQKAEPGRFPTISEEGKQQLIREVTIDEIKLTVFNTGSWSAPGSDGLPAKLKHHLSSLIANTQASFVTGRVSADNILIAQEVVHTMRTRNGGTRIMAIKMDLEKAYDRLNWLFIIDTLRYIGIPEEIITLINLYDIVLFAQANRDQVDVVKEALKIFCESSGQKVSLNKSCVFFSKNVNHNIREELSQELGIPLTSNLGKYLGVPLIHEKCRRATLVQSVLSSIPSYVMQTMKVLIKICNKIDKICRDFLWGSSDQDRKIHPLSWDTVCKPKDQGGLDIRKAQETNNIFLMKPAWGLMTKSDSLWVKVFKAKYSCGENLIPKVHQKANCSNAWKGIVKV
- the LOC107475437 gene encoding cationic peroxidase 1 — protein: MTTLSCFKLRICLSFCLVGLTLAQLQPSTFYDNRCPKALVTIKAAVNLAVLKERRMGASLLRLHFHDCFVRGCDASVLLDDTANFTGERSALPNRNSLRGFNVIASIKSTLEYICPGVVSCADILAVAARDSVVALGGTWWDVNLGRRDSRTASLIDANNDLPAPFLDLDNIITAFSNKGFTAQEMVALSGAHTIGKARCTNFRSRIYNETNIDPSFAKSMQEICPISGGGNNLASLDVSTTIDQFDNRYFTDLVNKKGLLHSDQVLFNNGSTDSQVQNYVNNPSLFQTDFAKAMIKMGQLSPLTSPNGEIRKQCNRVN